The Chordicoccus furentiruminis DNA window ACTATTTCTGCTCCATGCTCCACGAGTACTATCAGCAGCGGCCCGCGTCGCTGAAGGAATGGGACGACGCGCGTCTTATGGTGCCGGACTGGTACAAGGGCAACGAGATGCTGGGCATGCTGATGTACACGAACTGCTTCGCGGGCAATCTGAAGGGCGTCCGGAGCCATCTTGACTACCTGAAGGACTGCGGCGTGGACTATCTTCACCTGATGCCGCTGCTCGAGAGCCCGGCGGGACGCAGCGACGGCGGCTACGCGGTAGCTGATTTCAGAAAGGTTCAGCCGGAGCTGGGAACGATGCAGGATCTGGCGGACCTCGCCGACGAGTGCCACCGGAACGGCATCTGCATCTGCCTCGATTTCGTGATGAATCATACCTCGGAGGACCATGAGTGGGCAAAGCGGGCCAGAGCCGGGGAGAAGGAATATCAGGACCGGTATTTCTTCTTTGACAACTGGGATATCCCGAATCAGTTCGAGAAGACGGTGCCTCAGGTCTTCCCCCAGACCGCGCCGGGCAACTTCACATGGTGCGAGGAGGCCGGCAAGGTGGTGATGACCACCTTCTATCCGTATCAGTGGGATCTGAACTACGCCAACCCCACGGTCTTCAACGACATGACCGCCAACATGCTCTACCTCTGCAACAACGGCGTCGACATCATCCGGCTCGACGCGGTTCCGTACATCTGGAAGACGCTCGGCACCACCTGCCGCAACCTTCCGCAGGTGCATACGCTGGTCCGCATGATGCGGATGGCCGCGGAGGTGGTCTGCCCCGGCACGCTGCTTCTGGGCGAGGTGGTGATGGAGCCGTCGAAGGTGGTGCCGTATTTCGGCACGCTGGAGAAGCCGGAGTGCCATATGCTCTATAACGTCACCACGATGGCCAGCACGTGGCATACGGTGGCGACCCGGGACGTCCGTCTCCTCCGTCATCAGCTGGAATCGGTGTTCGCACTCCCGAAGGAGTACACCTTCCTCAACTATCTCCGCTGCCATGACGACATCGGCTGGGGCCTCGACTACGATTTCCTGAAGCAGTTCGGCATTGAGGAGGTGCCGCACAAGAAGTATCTGAACGACTATCTCACCGGCCGCTGGTACGGGAGCGATGCCCGCGGCGAGCTCTACAACGACGACCCGAGGCTTGGCGACGCGCGTCTGACGGGCACCACCGCCTCTCTCTGCGGCGTCGAGGCGGCGGAATACGAGAAGAACGAGGAGAAGCTGACGCGCGCGATCACGCTGGACCTTATGCTTCACGCGTTCCTGCTCACGCAGAGCGGCATTCCGGTTCTCTACAGCGGCGACGAGATCGGCCAGAAGAACGACTACACCTATCATGACGACCCGCTGAAGCGGGACGACAGCCGCTATCTGCACCGGGGAAATCTCAACTGGAACGACGTCGCGAAGCGGAACGATCCGAAGACGCCGGAGGGCCGGATCTTTGAGGGGATCCACAGGCTGGTGGAGATCCGCCGCACCTACGATGTGTTTGAGAGCGCCGCGGACACCTGGATCGTGGAGACCTACAACGATC harbors:
- a CDS encoding alpha-amylase family protein, whose amino-acid sequence is MIDRNWEPEFQERLKKNYDELKWLYFELYHNDQQAFDYFCSMLHEYYQQRPASLKEWDDARLMVPDWYKGNEMLGMLMYTNCFAGNLKGVRSHLDYLKDCGVDYLHLMPLLESPAGRSDGGYAVADFRKVQPELGTMQDLADLADECHRNGICICLDFVMNHTSEDHEWAKRARAGEKEYQDRYFFFDNWDIPNQFEKTVPQVFPQTAPGNFTWCEEAGKVVMTTFYPYQWDLNYANPTVFNDMTANMLYLCNNGVDIIRLDAVPYIWKTLGTTCRNLPQVHTLVRMMRMAAEVVCPGTLLLGEVVMEPSKVVPYFGTLEKPECHMLYNVTTMASTWHTVATRDVRLLRHQLESVFALPKEYTFLNYLRCHDDIGWGLDYDFLKQFGIEEVPHKKYLNDYLTGRWYGSDARGELYNDDPRLGDARLTGTTASLCGVEAAEYEKNEEKLTRAITLDLMLHAFLLTQSGIPVLYSGDEIGQKNDYTYHDDPLKRDDSRYLHRGNLNWNDVAKRNDPKTPEGRIFEGIHRLVEIRRTYDVFESAADTWIVETYNDHILGIGRYYKGEKLIALFNFSEYDQTAWVNEVEDYTDLLTGEPRPAKAVGIPAYSFAWLLTSFKTKPSAPKKAPKLDRKKEK